The Candidatus Baltobacteraceae bacterium genome has a window encoding:
- a CDS encoding rhodanese-like domain-containing protein, with product MDERIGPRELQARAAELKVFDIRKEPDDQKIPGSIPFEGAAIEIGADVPFGKDDEVVLYCGSGNSCSRIAKTLRERGYNAVALEGGYKGWVAEGLPTDERGEA from the coding sequence ATGGACGAACGCATCGGTCCGCGCGAGCTCCAAGCTCGCGCGGCCGAACTCAAAGTCTTCGACATTCGCAAAGAGCCGGACGACCAAAAGATTCCCGGATCGATCCCCTTTGAAGGCGCGGCCATCGAAATCGGCGCCGACGTTCCATTCGGCAAGGACGATGAAGTCGTGCTCTATTGCGGCAGCGGCAACTCGTGCAGCCGTATCGCCAAAACGCTGCGCGAGCGCGGATATAACGCGGTCGCTCTTGAGGGCGGTTATAAGGGTTGGGTGGCCGAGGGTCTGCCGACGGATGAACGCGGCGAGGCATAA
- a CDS encoding efflux RND transporter permease subunit, producing the protein MTKAFLNRPVLAIVCSLVIMIGGLVALPTLPIGQYPQIAPPVVSVTATYTGASPQAVEAQVTTVLEQAVNSVEGLRYVSSTSSQGVSTVTCTFNLGVNLDIAAADVQNAVQSSLGLLPQTVQQVGIQVVKNSGSFVMGIALTSDDKGMSTLDLSNYVQLNLANDIGRVPGVSGVIIFGQRQYAMRIWLDPRKLAQQGLDASDVVSSLQEQNVSIAAGSIGAPPAPKNQPFTYTVNALTQLSDPTQFANIILRANPNGGYVRLGDVSRVELGAQSYTNALRFNGHAKTVGMGVQQYPTANALQVASDVRAKMVQLAKQFPPGIHWEVAFDSTTFVNESIREVVLTLLLSILLVILVIFLFLQDPRSTLIPAATIPVSLIGTFFVMKALGFTINTVTLFGLTLATGLVVDDAIVVIENIARHMEMNKGKQSGIASAGEAMREIQSAIVASSIVLLAVFIPVGFLPGTTGQIYKQFAITIAASISISLFQALTLAPVLSARLLSGEHVSKAAFFRWFNTGLQRFRNWYSRLLPSFFRHRWIVSGIFAAALFVTFLMVWKTPQAFLPDEDVGYFITLIQAPEGTSLEGEQAVGRKVEAIMQAQPEVQYIFDVGGFGFSGTSPNRGVVFTLVKPWGDRKTPFWCNFTFGHGGQACVSHSVFALEQRLNGIFYMTIPEAQVFAFNPPAINGLGNFNGFQFELEDRGNVGLPKLMGTAFAIMGAASKDPALQNVFTQFRIDSPQIEADIDRNKAKAIGVSLSDIFQTMEVDLGSLYVNNFTYLNRSWQVQVQADAPYRSDVASLQNLYVHASPASDTSAGATNPASSAATSATSATGAVMVPLSALMTAKQTLGPPIISHYNLYRNIELSGNSAPGVSSGTAIDEMQKIARQVMPTGVTFEWTGLQLDQIAAGAPTKVVFVLAIIFVFLALAAQYESFIDPLIVLLAVPAALLGALGFMNFRSHLPIPFLFDPALAQDVYAQVGYVMLIGLASKSAILIVEFANQQMREGATIVQAALRAAQVRLRPILMTSIAFIIAVTPLVFASGAGEAARHSLGTVVFGGMVVSTILNLAITPVLYVIVKSFEHWLDQRFRGKRSGGNGRSTGTDGHVSGGDIGDASSQPAGV; encoded by the coding sequence AGGCATTTCTCAACCGGCCGGTACTCGCGATCGTCTGCTCGCTGGTGATCATGATCGGCGGGCTCGTGGCCCTTCCGACGCTGCCCATCGGGCAATATCCGCAGATCGCACCGCCGGTCGTGTCGGTTACCGCGACGTATACCGGCGCGAGCCCGCAGGCGGTCGAAGCGCAAGTCACGACCGTCCTGGAGCAAGCCGTCAACAGCGTCGAAGGCTTGCGCTACGTCAGCTCGACGAGCTCGCAGGGCGTGTCGACGGTCACGTGTACCTTTAACTTAGGCGTGAATCTCGACATCGCGGCGGCCGACGTTCAAAACGCCGTTCAGTCGTCGCTCGGCCTGCTGCCGCAGACGGTGCAGCAAGTCGGCATTCAAGTCGTTAAAAACTCGGGCTCGTTCGTGATGGGCATCGCACTGACGTCCGACGACAAGGGCATGAGCACGCTCGACCTGAGCAACTACGTTCAGCTCAACCTCGCCAACGATATAGGCCGGGTTCCGGGCGTGTCCGGCGTGATCATCTTCGGGCAGCGCCAGTACGCGATGCGCATCTGGCTGGATCCGCGTAAGCTCGCGCAGCAGGGACTCGACGCGTCCGACGTCGTCAGCTCCCTGCAAGAACAGAACGTCTCCATCGCGGCCGGCAGCATCGGCGCCCCGCCCGCGCCGAAGAATCAACCCTTCACCTACACCGTGAACGCGCTGACGCAGCTCTCCGATCCAACGCAGTTTGCCAATATCATTCTTCGCGCCAATCCCAACGGCGGCTACGTGCGGCTCGGCGACGTTTCGCGCGTCGAGCTGGGTGCACAGAGTTACACGAACGCCTTACGCTTCAACGGCCACGCCAAAACGGTCGGAATGGGTGTCCAGCAGTATCCGACCGCCAACGCACTGCAAGTCGCAAGCGACGTCCGCGCAAAGATGGTGCAGCTGGCAAAGCAGTTCCCGCCGGGCATTCACTGGGAGGTCGCTTTCGACTCGACCACGTTTGTCAACGAGTCGATTCGGGAAGTCGTGCTCACGCTGCTCCTCTCGATCCTCCTGGTCATTCTCGTCATCTTCCTGTTCTTACAGGATCCGCGATCGACGCTGATTCCGGCCGCGACGATTCCCGTTTCGTTGATCGGCACGTTTTTCGTCATGAAGGCGCTGGGCTTCACGATCAACACCGTGACGCTTTTCGGTTTGACCTTGGCAACCGGACTCGTCGTCGACGACGCGATCGTCGTCATCGAGAACATCGCGCGCCACATGGAGATGAACAAGGGCAAGCAGAGCGGCATCGCCAGTGCCGGTGAAGCGATGCGTGAAATCCAGAGCGCCATCGTCGCGTCTTCGATCGTACTGCTCGCCGTGTTCATCCCGGTCGGCTTCCTGCCTGGAACGACCGGACAAATCTACAAGCAGTTCGCAATCACCATCGCGGCGTCGATCAGCATCTCGCTTTTCCAGGCGCTGACCTTGGCACCGGTGCTGTCGGCGCGGCTGCTTTCAGGCGAACACGTTTCAAAAGCCGCATTTTTCCGCTGGTTCAATACGGGGCTTCAACGGTTCCGCAATTGGTACTCACGTCTGCTTCCGAGTTTCTTCCGGCACCGCTGGATCGTCTCCGGCATATTTGCCGCCGCGCTGTTCGTCACGTTCCTCATGGTGTGGAAGACGCCGCAAGCGTTTCTGCCCGACGAGGACGTCGGCTACTTCATCACGTTGATCCAAGCACCCGAAGGAACGTCGCTTGAAGGCGAGCAGGCCGTGGGCCGCAAGGTCGAAGCGATCATGCAGGCACAGCCGGAGGTGCAATACATTTTCGACGTCGGCGGCTTCGGCTTTAGCGGAACGTCGCCCAATCGCGGCGTCGTGTTTACCTTGGTCAAGCCGTGGGGCGACCGCAAGACGCCGTTCTGGTGCAACTTCACGTTCGGCCACGGCGGCCAGGCGTGCGTGTCGCACTCGGTTTTCGCGCTCGAGCAGCGGCTCAACGGCATCTTCTACATGACGATCCCCGAGGCGCAGGTCTTCGCGTTTAATCCGCCCGCGATCAACGGCCTAGGGAACTTCAACGGATTCCAGTTCGAGCTTGAAGACCGCGGCAACGTGGGCCTGCCCAAGCTGATGGGCACCGCGTTTGCCATCATGGGCGCAGCGTCTAAAGATCCGGCTCTGCAAAACGTCTTCACCCAGTTCCGCATCGATTCGCCGCAGATCGAAGCCGATATCGACCGCAACAAGGCCAAAGCCATCGGCGTCTCGTTGTCGGACATCTTCCAGACGATGGAGGTCGATCTCGGGTCGCTTTACGTAAACAACTTCACGTACCTCAATCGATCCTGGCAGGTGCAGGTGCAGGCCGACGCGCCGTACCGCAGCGACGTCGCTTCGCTCCAGAATTTATACGTGCACGCGAGCCCGGCGTCGGACACGAGTGCGGGGGCGACCAATCCGGCCTCCTCCGCCGCGACTTCCGCTACGAGCGCGACCGGCGCGGTGATGGTGCCGCTCTCGGCGCTGATGACGGCCAAGCAAACGTTGGGGCCGCCGATCATTTCGCATTACAATCTCTATCGCAACATCGAGCTCTCGGGTAACTCCGCGCCGGGAGTCAGCTCGGGGACTGCGATCGACGAGATGCAAAAGATCGCCCGCCAAGTGATGCCCACGGGCGTGACGTTCGAGTGGACGGGGTTGCAGCTCGACCAGATTGCGGCGGGAGCACCGACCAAGGTGGTCTTCGTCCTGGCCATCATCTTTGTGTTCTTGGCGCTGGCCGCACAGTACGAAAGCTTCATCGATCCGCTCATCGTGCTGCTGGCCGTGCCGGCGGCGCTGCTCGGCGCGCTGGGCTTCATGAACTTCCGCAGCCACTTGCCGATCCCGTTCCTGTTCGATCCGGCGCTGGCACAGGACGTCTACGCGCAGGTCGGTTACGTGATGCTTATCGGCCTCGCGAGCAAGAGCGCAATTCTTATCGTGGAGTTTGCCAATCAGCAAATGCGCGAAGGCGCGACGATCGTGCAGGCCGCATTGCGCGCGGCCCAGGTTCGGTTACGCCCGATCTTGATGACGTCGATTGCTTTCATCATTGCCGTCACGCCGCTCGTGTTTGCCTCCGGCGCCGGCGAAGCGGCACGCCACTCGTTAGGCACGGTCGTATTCGGCGGAATGGTTGTCTCGACGATCTTGAATCTTGCGATCACGCCGGTGCTCTACGTCATCGTCAAATCGTTCGAGCATTGGCTCGACCAACGGTTCAGGGGCAAGAGAAGCGGCGGGAACGGTCGCTCGACCGGAACCGACGGCCACGTAAGCGGCGGCGACATCGGCGACGCATCGTCGCAGCCCGCGGGCGTGTAA